A genome region from Gammaproteobacteria bacterium includes the following:
- a CDS encoding DUF917 family protein: protein MRTITVDDIDDLTLGATLLGTGGGGDPYIAKLMVRQAIEDHGPVKVVEPSELPKDGLVLTTAVIGAPTVILEKIPAGTEFMSAVKAMAKYLGSDPVALMPIEVGGMNTLIPLATAAEMGLPVIDADSMRRAFPQIEMTVFTLAGLKAAPLSIADEKGNLAVFETTTNQIAETLARGAVISLGLANAISCYPLTVQQIAAHGILGSMSYCIDVGSRLAAIQRGEEGAYEEFMAFTNGRKVFTGKVIDIDRRTTEGFARGTVTLEHLDDPGRQMAVEIQNENLIAFEDGQPVISVPDLICLLDHETSEPITTETLAYGQRLDVVGLPCAPEWHQPGMLDVVGPRAFGYDVDYSPLGGEAV from the coding sequence TCGACGATCTGACGCTCGGAGCGACACTGCTGGGCACAGGTGGCGGTGGCGATCCGTACATCGCGAAACTCATGGTCAGACAAGCCATCGAGGATCATGGTCCGGTGAAGGTCGTGGAGCCATCGGAGCTTCCGAAAGACGGACTTGTCTTGACCACGGCGGTGATCGGAGCGCCGACTGTGATCCTCGAGAAGATCCCGGCCGGCACGGAGTTCATGTCCGCCGTGAAGGCCATGGCCAAGTATCTCGGCAGCGACCCTGTCGCTCTCATGCCGATCGAGGTGGGGGGAATGAACACCCTGATACCCCTCGCGACTGCTGCCGAGATGGGACTGCCGGTCATCGATGCCGATTCGATGCGACGAGCGTTCCCACAGATCGAGATGACGGTCTTCACACTTGCCGGACTCAAGGCAGCGCCCCTCTCGATCGCCGACGAGAAGGGGAATCTGGCCGTCTTCGAGACGACGACCAATCAGATCGCCGAGACTCTCGCTCGCGGAGCAGTGATCTCGTTGGGTCTGGCCAATGCCATCTCGTGCTATCCACTGACGGTGCAGCAGATAGCAGCTCATGGAATCCTCGGTTCCATGAGCTATTGCATCGACGTTGGCAGCCGTCTTGCCGCCATTCAACGCGGCGAGGAGGGCGCCTACGAAGAGTTCATGGCCTTTACCAACGGCAGAAAGGTCTTCACCGGAAAGGTGATCGATATCGATCGGCGAACCACCGAAGGGTTTGCGCGCGGAACTGTGACTCTCGAACACCTCGACGATCCCGGCCGGCAAATGGCCGTGGAGATCCAGAACGAGAACCTCATCGCCTTCGAGGACGGGCAGCCGGTCATCAGTGTTCCAGATTTGATCTGTCTGTTGGACCACGAGACTTCGGAGCCGATCACCACGGAGACTCTGGCATACGGTCAGCGACTGGACGTCGTCGGCCTTCCGTGTGCTCCGGAGTGGCACCAGCCCGGGATGCTCGATGTCGTCGGTCCGCGGGCGTTCGGCTACGACGTGGACTATTCCCCATTGGGAGGTGAAGCCGTATGA
- a CDS encoding hydantoinase/oxoprolinase family protein, translated as MKKLRVGIDVGGTNTDAVVVDEAGAMLASTKTPTTPDPLDGIATALGVVVGEVDGSAITKAMLGTTHPANAIIQRRELGRVGVLRLAAPSSLAVRPSAAWPDDLHQAVIGPVAIVGGGYEYDGREIAPLDIDAIRRFAAECEGNVSAIAVSCAFSPASFDHEFEAREILKERLGDSVDVSLSHQVGTLGLLERENATVLNAALLGVARRVVEGFQAALANQGLSVDSYLTQNDGTLMTTDEAVRFPILTVGSGPTNSMRGACALAGISDALVFDVGGTSTDVGILVNGFPRESAFAVEVGGVRTNFRMPDLVSIGLGGGTIVRGAGPDVTVGPDSVGYRVGTEALVAGGQTTTLSDVAVKLGRLHGFGDPALLNGLSAEKAEAAIAWVDGQINTLSDRMKASRQELPLIAVGGGSPLIADDVPGTSKVIRPMYHSVANAFGAAIAEASGAIDRVYRYGTLGRDACLDEAKELAREAAIRGGAAPETVRITSVLEVPMTYVPGEGCRVQVKAAGPLAS; from the coding sequence ATGAAGAAGCTTCGCGTTGGGATCGACGTCGGAGGCACCAACACCGACGCGGTCGTCGTCGACGAGGCAGGCGCGATGCTTGCCTCGACCAAGACCCCCACGACACCGGATCCCCTCGACGGGATCGCGACGGCACTTGGCGTGGTTGTCGGGGAGGTCGATGGCAGCGCCATCACGAAGGCGATGTTGGGAACCACTCATCCGGCGAACGCGATCATTCAGCGGCGTGAGCTCGGCCGAGTCGGCGTGCTTCGCCTCGCGGCGCCATCATCGCTCGCTGTCCGGCCCAGCGCCGCTTGGCCCGATGACCTCCATCAGGCGGTGATTGGTCCTGTGGCAATCGTCGGTGGCGGCTACGAATACGACGGACGGGAAATCGCCCCGCTGGACATCGATGCGATCCGCAGATTTGCCGCCGAATGCGAAGGGAACGTGTCGGCGATCGCGGTGTCATGTGCCTTCAGCCCGGCGAGTTTCGACCACGAGTTCGAGGCTCGCGAGATCCTGAAGGAGAGGCTGGGAGACTCGGTCGACGTGTCCCTCAGTCATCAAGTGGGCACACTCGGCCTGCTGGAACGTGAGAACGCCACCGTCCTCAACGCTGCGCTCCTCGGTGTCGCGAGGCGTGTCGTGGAAGGTTTCCAGGCAGCACTTGCCAACCAGGGACTCAGCGTCGACTCGTACCTGACTCAGAATGACGGGACGCTGATGACCACGGATGAGGCCGTTCGATTCCCGATTCTGACGGTTGGCTCCGGGCCCACCAATTCGATGCGGGGTGCGTGTGCCCTGGCCGGCATCTCTGATGCGCTCGTTTTCGATGTTGGAGGGACATCCACTGATGTCGGGATACTCGTCAACGGGTTCCCGCGTGAGTCCGCGTTTGCCGTAGAAGTGGGCGGAGTCCGCACCAACTTCCGGATGCCGGATCTCGTTTCGATCGGCCTGGGTGGTGGAACGATCGTGCGCGGCGCCGGTCCCGACGTGACGGTCGGACCCGACTCGGTCGGGTATCGAGTGGGGACCGAAGCCCTCGTGGCCGGTGGTCAGACAACGACTCTCTCCGACGTCGCGGTCAAGTTGGGCAGACTTCATGGATTCGGGGACCCGGCGTTGCTGAACGGGTTGTCGGCGGAGAAAGCGGAGGCTGCCATCGCATGGGTCGACGGCCAGATCAACACGCTGTCCGACCGAATGAAGGCCAGCCGGCAAGAGCTTCCGCTCATCGCCGTCGGGGGTGGATCGCCCCTCATCGCCGATGATGTCCCCGGCACATCCAAGGTCATTCGACCGATGTACCACTCGGTCGCCAACGCCTTCGGGGCAGCGATCGCCGAAGCGTCGGGTGCGATCGATCGTGTCTACCGATACGGTACGTTGGGGCGCGACGCTTGCCTCGACGAAGCGAAGGAACTTGCTCGTGAGGCTGCCATCCGAGGAGGAGCAGCCCCTGAGACGGTACGGATCACCTCGGTATTAGAGGTGCCGATGACCTACGTTCCCGGCGAAGGATGCAGGGTACAAGTGAAGGCGGCGGGTCCACTCGCGTCGTAG